The region GAGTCTGTAGGGTTTAAAAGAATGGCATCATAACCAGAAGAAATAAGATTCTCAAAATTATCCGATTCGACAGCCGGATTATTTTGTGAATCAAAGATTTTGGCTTCATACCCTAATTTTCGCGCATTTTCTGCGGCTGATTCTGCCAACATTACAAACCATGGATTATTTAACGTGGAAACTACCACTGCAATTTTAGGTTTTTCAGCTTTTTCTTTTGAAGAGCAGCCTAAGATCAAAACCATTAATACTATTACTAAGGACAGCTGTTTTATTTTCATAAGCCTAGAAGATTTAAAGCAGTATTTCTTAGACCGTCAGCAGATATTCCATAATGATTGAAAATTTCAGTTTGCGAACCGGATACCGTATGATCATCTGGCAGTCCTACGATTTTAAGTTTGTTAGAGCATCCGTTTTGAAATAATAAAGAGGTAATGGCTTCGCCTAATCCTCCATTTACAGAATGTTCTTCAACAGTAATAATAGGTTTCTTATTTTCGGCTGTAGTCAATAATAATTCTGTATCTAAAGGTTTAATGGTGTGAAGACTTATAATTTTACAGCTAATATTATATTCTTTTTCCAGAAGTTTAGCTGCTTCAACACAAGGAAGTACGGCTTCGCCGGTGGCAATCAAAGTCAAATCATTTCCTTCCTGAATGATGCGCCCTTTACCTATTTTGAAATCTGCTTTATCGGGATTTAGGTTTGCAGGCATGGCTTTTTTTCCAAAACGCAGATATATAGGGCTTTTCATTTCAGTAGCCTGTTTGATGGCTTCTGCAGTTTCATAATTGTCTGCAGGTGCTACAATGGTAATATTGTTAATAGCTCTCAACACTGCGTAATCATGTAAACTGTGGTGCGTGGTACCTAAAGCGCCATAACTTACTCCTGCACTAATGCCAATTAATTTTACAGCATTATCAGAGTAGGCAACGTCATTTTTAATTTGTTCCAATGCACGTGCCGTAAGAAAACAGGCTGGAGATACAGCAAATGCTTTTTTCCCCATACTTGCTAATCCTGCAGCAACTCCTACCAAATTTTGTTCAGCAATACCTACCTCAACAATTTGTTCCGGATATTTTTGACCAAATGGCACCAGTTTTCCTGAGCCACGAGAGTCACTTGTGACAACTATGATGTCTTTATCTGCGGTGGCTAAGAATTGAAGAGTTTCAGAAAAGACTTCGAGATTAGCAGTGTTGATTGTTTTTATTTCTACCATTATTTTAGATAGTTTCAAGTTCTTGTAATTGGATGTCTAATTCTTTTATAGCTAAATGATATTGTTCTTCTGAGGGAACACCATGATGCCATTTCAAAACATTTTCCATGTAGCTGATTCCTTTTCCCTTAGTCGTATGTGCTATGATAAAACTCGGTTTTCCGCTCTCCAGGGGTAAATTATTAAGTGTTTGTGAAAGCTCTTCTAAATTATGGCCATCAACATGAGTTACCGCCCAGCCAAAAGCTTCCAATTTTTTATCTATAGGTTCTAACCCCATGACATCGGCGTTTGAAGCCGTAATTTGAAGTTTATTGTAATCCAGAATTGCAGAAAGATTGTCTAATTTGTAATGCGAAGCAAACATCATAGCTTCCCAATTTGAACCTTCGGCCATTTCGCCATCGCCTAAAATGGTAAAGACTTTTACTTCTGAATTATCTCTTTTTGCCGCCAAAGCTGCTCCTGCACAAATCGATAAGCCATGTCCTAATCCGCCTGTGTTTTGTTCAATTCCGGGAATAGATTTAGTGGGATGTCCTATATATGGAGATTTGTATTGGCAAAGTGATAACAAATCTTCTTCAGGAAAAAAGCCTTTGTCGGCTAAAACTACATACAAAGCTTCAACACAATGTCCTTTACTCTGAATAAACCTATCTCTGTTTTTAGAATTAAAATTCTGCGGAGAAATGTTCATGACATTATTGTACAAAACATTTAGAATATCCACAATAGACAGGCTGCCTCCAGTATGACCCGCTTTGGCATTGTAGATGTATTTGAGAATTTTTTTTCTACTCTCTATTGATTTTCGTTTTAATTCTACAATATGCATCTTAATTCATTTTAGTGTTTATAAACTTCCCAGCCCATATAATTTCCTAGAGCTTCTTCCAGGATTGCGGCTGTTTTTGAGGCGTTCATTACTACATGGTGCTCAAAACCGTTTTTACAAATGTATTTCATCAGCTCCTGAAGGTTAGGTATTTGAGCTACGGCTCTATTGCCAAAAGTGTTTAATGTGTCATCAGTAAGTTCGCCTTCGCCTATATAAACTTTAATAATTCCTTTTGGATCATCAGTACTGATTCTTCCATAAGTAAGTGGCATTGCTGGTGTTCTCCCATCTAAGGCACCATATGTATTTTCAACTCCCACTGTAGTTCCTAAAATAGGAGCAGTGCTTAATTGTATGTCTGGCAGAAATGATTTTGCCCAATTTCCACAATGAAATAAAACACATTTTTCAGGATCGTCGGCGTAGTTGTTATTCCAATCTACTAGTGCACTTGGCGATCCTGAAGCCAATTGCATGGCATACATGCTTAAGGTTCCAGTAACGTCTACTTCACAAGCACTTGGCAGCATATTTTCACTCATGATACTCATACTTGTGCACACATTGCAGCCATAATTTTGCTGCAGTGAAGTCCAGCATTGAATAGCAGTAGCATCTAAAGCATGCTCTTCCATAAAATCTTTCAGGACGACATCTAATTTTGCAATCTGAAGCATGGCTTCGTTAGGCGTTTTGCCTTGTGCAACATAAGTATTTATAGATTCTAAATGTTGTTTAACAGCTGCGTCATCGGCAGTTAGTTTGTTTGCTTTTCCTAAAATTTCAGATAAATCTGCCGTAGTTACCGTAATGCCATTTCTTTGTAATATCTTCTCAGAATAGCGAACTGTGTTAAATGCTCCGGGTCTTGCTCCGATAGCACCAATGCGTACATTTCGCATTCCTTTAACCACTCTGCAGACAGCAGTAAAGTCTAATAAGTCTTTTTGGAAAACGGGATCAGACGGACTCATAACGTGCTGGCTTGTCAGAGAGTATTTTATACCGTATTGGTATAGATTGTTACAGACTGAAATTTTGCCACACCACGAATCACGTCTGTTGGCTACGTTTAGTTTGGTTAATTCATCAGGGTAAGCCTGTATCAACACCGGAACGTTTAAATTAGCCAGTTTTAAGGTGTCCGCTACACCTTTTTCATCCCCGAAATTAGGCAGTAAAACAAGCACTCCCATAATTTCATCCTGATGTTTTTTAAATAATTCAGCGCATTTTTGGGCCTCTTTATAGGTCTCGACGCCACCAAGTTTAGTATCATTGCTGTCTAATAAAATAGGTTTAATATTTAACTGATTAAAAACTTCAATAATTTCAAATCTTGCCTTTTCTACTAAACTGTCCGGAAAAAAATCTCTGTTTCCAATTATTACTCCTAATGTTGATGTCGTCATTATTTTTTATTAAAGGGGGTTTGTATTTTATGCTACTATTACTTCAATTTCGTTGTCTCTAAAGACTTGTTTGTGTTTTTCCTCAATATTGTCATCTGTGATGATGTAATCAATTAAAGACAGGGCTCCTAAACTGGCTAGTGCACTTTTACCCATTTTGGTACTATCGGCTACCAGATATGTCACTTCTGCGGCTTCAATCATTGCTTTTTTTACAACTAAATCACTAATACTAGGATAAGTAAGTCCTGCTTTTAATGATATTCCAGCCGTGGCTAAAAATAACTTTTGAACATTTAATCCCTTAAAAAAGTCAGCTGCTTTCTGTCCAGTCAGGGATAATGTGGGAGGTTTGAATTCTCCACCCGTCATAATTACCTCAATATCTGGATCCGTTCCTAATAATAATGCGATGTTTAGTGCATTGGTAATTACGGTCAGTTGCTTAAATCCTTTTAGTTTTTTTGCAATTTCTGTTGTTGTTGATCCGGAATCTAAAATTATAGTATCTCCATTATCAATAAATTCAAGACATTTTTCAGCAATTGCCGATTTTTTTTCAAGATTTTCCTGGCGTTGTAGAGAAAAACTACGTACCTGATCCTCGACATTTTTTATGCTCGCTCCTCCATGTTCTTTGAGTATTAATCCTTCGCTATCTAGTTTTTCCAGATCTTGACGTATCGTTACTTCTGTAACTTTGAATAAACGAGCTAAATTGTTCACTTTGGCAAAACCATCTTCTTTTAAAAGGTCTAGTATTTTTTCTCTTCTTTGATTGGCTAACATGTTTATCAGTATTTTGTGTTTGAATAACAAATATAAGCAAATGCAAATAAATTTAAAGTAAACACAAAACAAGTACTAATTAAATACAAGGCAAATATATTAAAAAAAAAAGTAAAAACAAAATAAAAGAAAGTAAAAGAAAGTAAAAGAAAAGTTTTTTGCTTTTTTAAAAGTTTTTATGATGTTATTCAATGGATTTTGTTTTTAAATAAATAAGAGTTTTTATTGATTGAGTTGATCAATGATTTTTTGGATTTTTATGTATTGTAATGACAAGAATAACTCTTTGAAAAAAATGATAAATCTTATATAGTTCAGTATTTAGGATTTGTTGAATATCTTAAATATGGGAATTGTTAGATATTTGTACATAATTTTATTCTTCTTAGAAATATAGCATCAAAAAAAAACCTTCAGCATATGCTGAAGGTTTTCTGTATTAAGAATTAATTTTGAATAAAAATCAAACTTTTATTTAAAATTTAAATTAGGAATGAAACCGATTAACTCTTTTAGCTTTCGATAATCAACGAGTATTTCCTCATGTTTTGTGATTTGCCTAATGGCTTTTAATTCTAATTTTTCAGCTTGGTAAGTAATATTTGTATTGGGAGAATTTGAATGATTACAATACCTGCCCAAATCATCTGTTTCCCACCACGATTTAGACATTTGTTTCTGAAACAGATATCTCGAATTTTTACTTGTTGGTTTATCAGTGACCCAAATACCAATATACTCATCAGATTCAATGTTTGAATTAGCTGTTATTTTGATATTGTTAGGGTCACTTTTATTGATTGCATACTTCATTTTTTAAACAGGATCTTGTGGTTTAATGTTATGGGTAAGGACTCCATTCGCAAAATAGGTATGAGAAGGACTTAAAGACATTGGGTAAATCTTTCTTTCTTCTAAATTGACTGAAATAGAATCTACAGCTATAATTTCATTTTTAATGCCATATAAATTATCTCCAACTATAACATCTTTCAGGGGAATGAATTTCCAAATTCCTTCTCTTTCAATTAATTGAGAGTGCTCAGGAGTTGCTTCTAATAAACCATAGTTAATGATGATTGTTTTATATGCAATTTCCGGTTTGATACTGGTTATTGGAGATGAAATTCTTTTTTCTGAAAGATTATCGGATGACCATTTGTATAATTCGTAAACGTCATTAGTATCCTGAAGGGTTTCTATTTCAGATGAAAGTAATAACTCATTTACTGTTAATGTTTCAATTGCTTTTTGAGAACCATCTGCGAGAGTAATTAGTGTTCCTTCTACAAAACAACTAATAGGACCAGTTTTGAAACCTGCTGAAGCAGAAAAAGCAGAATAATTTCCAGCTGCATCATATGCTCTAACCTGGAAATAGTATTGTGTATTATAACTTCCATCGTCATCATAAAAAGTATTAGTTCCTGTATATCGCGTAGTCCAGGTACCTGAAGTTCCTGTTTTTCTTTGTAATTCGTATCCTGAAACACCCTTATTATCAGTAGAAGCATTCCAGGCTATATATATTGACCTTTGCGGATTTGCTCCATTACCAAGATCGCAATACAGTCCAGTTGGAACACTCGGAGGTGTTGTATCTACTGCACTTACATATTGATATACATTGGAGAAGATAGAAGGTGTGTTCACATCTTCTATAAAATACCAAGTAGTTACTGTAGGAACAGGTACACTTCTTGGAGAGGTTGGTCCGGCAGTATCTGTTGTCCAGGGGCCACTTGCTGAAGTTGTACTTCTGTTTAGCCTCAAGACAGAAGGCGAATAACCGGTTCCGCTTACAGTAAAATAAATGTATCCTGAATTGTAGCTTGTAATTGTAATTGAAGGAGGTGTCGCAGAATGATTATAATTGTAAAATTCAGAAATTCTATGAGGAGCAGCGCCATCGGGTTTAGACGGAGAATAGGAAGACAAAGCTCCATATCCTCCAGTTGATGCACTTCCTAATGATATTGGTGAACCTGATGGTTTACCTAACTCCGTATTTATTTGATTCAAAGATATTGAACCACTTTCAGGTAATGCCATTATTCATTTAAGTTTAGATGTTTAATAATAAATTTTAGTTTTTTATCCTGTTCTTCGAGTTGTAGCTGCTGTTGTTTTACAGCTTCAAATAATACGGCAACAGCATTTTGATATTTAACAGCTTTCGTTCCGTCTTCTCTTGTAAGGACTAATTCAGGGAAATTTTCTTCCAATTCCTGAGCAATAAAACCAATATTGTCTTTTTGTTCGTTATCGATTCTGTCATAAACTACACCTCTTGAAGCCTGAATTCTTTCGATTACACTCTCAATTGGCCTGATGTTTTCTTTGACTCTGGCATCAGAAAAAGCGGTAACATCTCCGGTAACATTTAGGGAACTACCTGTGATTGCTCCGGAAAATGCTGAGTAAGCGGAATAATTACCGGAATGTAAAATATCATACCACCCGTTCCAGGTTGTGTCAATTCCTTTACGTAATCTAAGACCAGGCAGTCCGGAACCATTCACACCAGTTTCATTTCTAAACGCTAATTGATATGAAGAGTCTCCTGTCGAAGATGTAGTACCATCCCATGGAGAAAATGTCATTACACCTCCATAATTTCCGGAACCGCCAACAACTGCTGAATTAACAAAATCGAAATTAACAGATCTGGCAAATGTGTTGGGTAAGCGGTCGCTTAATGTTCTTGGTCCATCCGTAAATGCAATTCTCCTTGAAGATGTCGCAGTTTCTGCATTTCCTCCAATGTTTAAAGATCCGGCTGTTCCGGTTAAACCGTTACCTGAACCATAAAAAGCAGGAGCAACTACAGACATACTAAAATCAGCATTTCCGGAACTTGGTGATAATCTAAAATAAGAAGATCCATTTCTTCCTATAGAAAAAGAATCACGGCCTACATTATTAGTACCTATTCCAACATCCCAGTTTGAAGAAGCATTTGGATCTCCGGCAAATCTAAGCGTTGCGCCAGTCATTGAACCAGTGAAGCCATTTTGCCCGTTTTCAGTATAACAAATATGAGGATTTGCATACATTGTCCATCTGTCCGGATGCGAGCTGAATAATGTTGGGTAAGAACCTCCAGCCCACAAATTTAAAGCCCCAAAGTTACCTGCTATAGAAGATTGAGTTGTTGTTACAGCACCAGAAGTCCATAAACCTGTACCAATAGCTGTTTTTGTTACACCAGCCTCAAGAACTAATAATTGGTGGCTTAAACCTGGCTTAGATTCACCTCCTACATTTGAATGTGTCCATGATAATCCATAACAGTTGTTAGTACTTGTACCATCATTTGATAATTTGAAGGAATCGCCCATTGCATAAATACCTTGATATCTTGTAGGAGAATAAATACCTACAATGCCATTTCCATAATCATCATCAATATAAAAATTTCCATTTGCTCTTTGAGATCTATCCGAAATTCTTGAAGAATCTACTCTCAATCCATAAGTGTAGGTTCCATTCCATCCCATAAGTGATGGATAAGAAGGAGTCCAGGCCTGTTGTGAATTTGAATTGCTAACAGGAGAATTATCAGGAGAAAGCCCTGAAGAAGCATCAAAAATAGTATGATTATTTCCATAATTAT is a window of Flavobacterium crocinum DNA encoding:
- a CDS encoding transketolase; amino-acid sequence: MHIVELKRKSIESRKKILKYIYNAKAGHTGGSLSIVDILNVLYNNVMNISPQNFNSKNRDRFIQSKGHCVEALYVVLADKGFFPEEDLLSLCQYKSPYIGHPTKSIPGIEQNTGGLGHGLSICAGAALAAKRDNSEVKVFTILGDGEMAEGSNWEAMMFASHYKLDNLSAILDYNKLQITASNADVMGLEPIDKKLEAFGWAVTHVDGHNLEELSQTLNNLPLESGKPSFIIAHTTKGKGISYMENVLKWHHGVPSEEQYHLAIKELDIQLQELETI
- a CDS encoding DeoR/GlpR family DNA-binding transcription regulator, yielding MLANQRREKILDLLKEDGFAKVNNLARLFKVTEVTIRQDLEKLDSEGLILKEHGGASIKNVEDQVRSFSLQRQENLEKKSAIAEKCLEFIDNGDTIILDSGSTTTEIAKKLKGFKQLTVITNALNIALLLGTDPDIEVIMTGGEFKPPTLSLTGQKAADFFKGLNVQKLFLATAGISLKAGLTYPSISDLVVKKAMIEAAEVTYLVADSTKMGKSALASLGALSLIDYIITDDNIEEKHKQVFRDNEIEVIVA
- a CDS encoding L-fucose/L-arabinose isomerase family protein, producing MTTSTLGVIIGNRDFFPDSLVEKARFEIIEVFNQLNIKPILLDSNDTKLGGVETYKEAQKCAELFKKHQDEIMGVLVLLPNFGDEKGVADTLKLANLNVPVLIQAYPDELTKLNVANRRDSWCGKISVCNNLYQYGIKYSLTSQHVMSPSDPVFQKDLLDFTAVCRVVKGMRNVRIGAIGARPGAFNTVRYSEKILQRNGITVTTADLSEILGKANKLTADDAAVKQHLESINTYVAQGKTPNEAMLQIAKLDVVLKDFMEEHALDATAIQCWTSLQQNYGCNVCTSMSIMSENMLPSACEVDVTGTLSMYAMQLASGSPSALVDWNNNYADDPEKCVLFHCGNWAKSFLPDIQLSTAPILGTTVGVENTYGALDGRTPAMPLTYGRISTDDPKGIIKVYIGEGELTDDTLNTFGNRAVAQIPNLQELMKYICKNGFEHHVVMNASKTAAILEEALGNYMGWEVYKH
- a CDS encoding transketolase family protein codes for the protein MVEIKTINTANLEVFSETLQFLATADKDIIVVTSDSRGSGKLVPFGQKYPEQIVEVGIAEQNLVGVAAGLASMGKKAFAVSPACFLTARALEQIKNDVAYSDNAVKLIGISAGVSYGALGTTHHSLHDYAVLRAINNITIVAPADNYETAEAIKQATEMKSPIYLRFGKKAMPANLNPDKADFKIGKGRIIQEGNDLTLIATGEAVLPCVEAAKLLEKEYNISCKIISLHTIKPLDTELLLTTAENKKPIITVEEHSVNGGLGEAITSLLFQNGCSNKLKIVGLPDDHTVSGSQTEIFNHYGISADGLRNTALNLLGL
- a CDS encoding SET domain-containing protein-lysine N-methyltransferase is translated as MKYAINKSDPNNIKITANSNIESDEYIGIWVTDKPTSKNSRYLFQKQMSKSWWETDDLGRYCNHSNSPNTNITYQAEKLELKAIRQITKHEEILVDYRKLKELIGFIPNLNFK